One part of the Oceanispirochaeta sp. genome encodes these proteins:
- the rpsO gene encoding 30S ribosomal protein S15: protein MLTKENKEQVVEEFGTNVKDTGSTAVQIALLTRRIEGLTEHFRSNKKDHASRRGLLKMVGSRRKLLKYLKRKDIEAYRTLIAQLGLRK from the coding sequence ATGTTAACCAAAGAAAACAAAGAACAAGTTGTTGAAGAATTCGGAACAAACGTTAAAGATACCGGTTCTACAGCGGTTCAGATTGCACTTTTGACCAGAAGAATTGAAGGTTTAACTGAGCATTTTAGATCAAATAAAAAAGATCATGCTTCAAGACGGGGACTGCTTAAGATGGTAGGTTCTCGTAGAAAACTGCTGAAATATCTTAAAAGAAAAGATATAGAAGCATACAGAACTCTTATTGCACAGCTTGGTCTGAGAAAATAA
- the truB gene encoding tRNA pseudouridine(55) synthase TruB gives MKNQKKQNPDKLSYPDNTGGGIVFLHKMPGLTSFQALGQLKRVLGTRKVGHTGTLDKFAEGLLIILTGKLTRLNSIITAMDKEYVATIRFGTETDTLDPEGETVATADPPSLEIIESKLDGFRGELSQTPPQYSAIHIDGKRAHSLARKGQLVEMPSRKIFIYDLELLEYNAPDLKLRVHCSKGTYIRSLARDLGLACESRAFVQELVRTSVGPFKLENAVVVDDFRGIKDYFSWEDFFLTLGNASLAVLNEDGLEKLKHGVPFNEGFLTTSLEEESEFILLKDKEGSLKAVLEMKDGHYQYKINLAP, from the coding sequence ATGAAGAACCAAAAGAAACAGAATCCTGATAAACTTTCCTACCCTGATAATACCGGGGGGGGGATAGTTTTTCTGCATAAGATGCCGGGACTTACATCATTTCAGGCCCTGGGGCAATTAAAAAGAGTTCTTGGAACACGGAAAGTGGGACACACAGGAACTCTTGATAAATTTGCTGAGGGTCTGCTTATCATCCTTACAGGAAAACTGACTCGACTGAACTCCATAATCACTGCGATGGATAAGGAATATGTTGCCACAATCCGCTTTGGGACAGAGACTGATACCCTGGATCCCGAAGGGGAGACTGTGGCTACCGCAGATCCGCCGAGTCTGGAAATAATAGAGTCGAAACTGGATGGATTCAGAGGAGAACTTTCACAAACACCTCCTCAGTATTCGGCCATTCATATAGATGGAAAACGAGCCCATTCATTGGCCAGAAAGGGTCAGCTTGTAGAGATGCCCAGCCGTAAAATTTTTATCTATGATCTTGAACTCCTGGAATACAATGCTCCCGATTTAAAATTGAGAGTTCATTGCTCTAAAGGAACCTATATCAGATCCCTTGCGAGGGATCTTGGTCTGGCCTGTGAAAGCAGAGCCTTTGTTCAGGAACTTGTGAGAACTTCTGTGGGCCCCTTTAAACTTGAAAATGCTGTTGTTGTAGACGATTTTCGGGGAATCAAAGATTATTTTTCCTGGGAGGATTTTTTTCTCACCCTCGGGAATGCCAGTTTAGCAGTTCTCAATGAGGATGGGCTGGAAAAATTGAAGCATGGCGTTCCATTTAATGAGGGTTTTTTGACAACATCCCTTGAGGAAGAATCAGAATTTATCCTATTGAAAGATAAAGAGGGTTCATTGAAGGCGGTCCTTGAAATGAAGGATGGTCACTATCAGTATAAAATAAATCTTGCACCCTGA
- the infB gene encoding translation initiation factor IF-2, whose amino-acid sequence GQGSGYRPSGAQGGGYRPSDSSQSGGYRPRGGSQGGGSRPAGPPRSSTYRAATGIGSTYKPTNTGTQSSGYRPGGQGGQTGGYRPGGTSGQTGGYRPGGAGGTGGPNRGGFRHSGPGGPNRGGYAGGNNAGAAPKASLSDSQKSAPKKFFKSKKGVKSYQKKRTENNEKQYQIKKKTINKTNPVPKEIDIMEVVTVSELARKMNLKASDLISKLMGMGMMVTINQQIDAETATILADDYSCKVNLVSLYDETLIESENDADHDLETRPPVIAVVGHVDHGKTKLLDALRSTDVVSSEHGGITQHIGAYTIKTKDGHDLTFLDTPGHAAFTLMRARGARVADIVVLVVAADDGVMPQTIEAINHAKAAEVPIVIAVNKMDLPNANPDRVKQQLSEYNLMPDSWGGTTQFVELSALKGEGVQDLVDILILESEVMELKANWGCRAEGNVIESKVDQGRGIVSTVLVERGTLRVGDSFVAGVFPGKVRAMFNYNGDKVDEATPSMPVEILGFSGIPGSGDPFQVTESERVARQYGDKRQELRKMEGAKNVKKITLDNLYDSIQSGNVQELNVIIKGDVHGSVEALQQALEKLSTSEIRLVCKHAAAGAIIENDVNLAIASKAIIIGFHVRPTAKALMVAEREKVEIRKYNIIYDAVEDIKMAMEGMLIPDLEEQVVGRVEIRETFKVPKLGVIAGCMVTSGIVTRKSNVHVLREGVQVHTGPISSLKRFKDDAKEVREGFECGLSIENYIDIKVGDELEVFTMKEIAKKLGAPTASE is encoded by the coding sequence GGTCAGGGGAGTGGATATCGCCCCAGTGGAGCCCAGGGGGGCGGATATCGTCCTAGTGACAGCAGTCAGAGCGGAGGTTATCGACCCAGGGGCGGAAGTCAGGGTGGAGGATCTCGTCCTGCTGGCCCCCCTAGAAGCAGTACTTACCGTGCCGCTACAGGGATTGGAAGCACTTATAAACCTACCAATACGGGTACCCAGAGCAGCGGTTATCGTCCCGGTGGACAGGGCGGACAGACCGGCGGCTATCGTCCGGGCGGTACTAGCGGCCAAACCGGCGGCTATCGTCCCGGTGGAGCTGGCGGAACCGGTGGTCCCAATAGAGGCGGATTCCGTCACAGTGGCCCCGGAGGCCCGAATCGTGGCGGATATGCAGGTGGAAACAACGCCGGCGCCGCTCCCAAGGCATCTTTGTCAGATTCTCAGAAATCAGCTCCCAAGAAATTTTTCAAGAGTAAGAAAGGTGTAAAATCCTATCAGAAGAAAAGAACTGAAAATAATGAGAAACAGTATCAGATAAAAAAGAAGACCATTAACAAGACGAATCCCGTTCCTAAAGAAATCGACATAATGGAAGTTGTGACCGTTTCGGAACTGGCTAGAAAAATGAATCTCAAGGCTTCAGATCTTATTTCCAAATTGATGGGAATGGGGATGATGGTCACTATAAATCAGCAGATTGATGCTGAGACAGCGACAATCCTGGCAGATGATTATAGCTGTAAGGTTAATCTTGTCTCTCTTTATGATGAAACACTGATTGAATCTGAAAATGATGCTGATCATGATCTTGAAACAAGACCTCCAGTTATCGCAGTTGTCGGTCACGTCGACCATGGTAAAACAAAATTGCTGGATGCCTTGAGAAGTACGGATGTCGTCTCATCCGAACATGGTGGTATCACCCAGCATATTGGTGCTTATACCATCAAAACAAAGGATGGTCATGATTTGACTTTCCTCGATACACCAGGTCATGCTGCTTTTACACTGATGAGAGCACGTGGTGCGCGGGTCGCGGATATCGTTGTCCTGGTCGTTGCAGCCGATGACGGTGTAATGCCTCAAACAATTGAAGCCATCAATCATGCCAAGGCAGCAGAAGTTCCCATCGTTATTGCTGTCAATAAAATGGACCTGCCCAATGCAAATCCTGACAGGGTAAAACAGCAGCTTTCTGAATACAATCTTATGCCCGATAGCTGGGGGGGAACCACTCAGTTTGTTGAACTTTCAGCTCTTAAGGGTGAGGGTGTTCAGGATCTGGTTGATATTCTGATTCTTGAATCAGAAGTGATGGAACTGAAGGCAAACTGGGGTTGTCGTGCAGAAGGTAACGTCATTGAATCCAAGGTAGATCAGGGACGCGGTATTGTGTCTACTGTTCTTGTTGAACGGGGTACCCTTAGAGTCGGAGACTCTTTTGTAGCCGGTGTTTTTCCCGGTAAGGTAAGAGCCATGTTCAACTATAATGGTGACAAAGTTGATGAAGCCACGCCCTCCATGCCAGTCGAGATTCTTGGGTTTTCTGGAATACCAGGCTCAGGAGATCCTTTTCAGGTTACAGAAAGTGAAAGGGTTGCCCGTCAGTATGGTGATAAGCGGCAGGAGCTGAGGAAGATGGAAGGTGCCAAAAATGTGAAAAAAATCACATTGGACAACCTCTATGACTCCATTCAGTCCGGCAACGTTCAGGAACTCAATGTCATTATCAAGGGTGATGTGCATGGTTCAGTCGAAGCATTGCAACAGGCTCTTGAGAAATTGAGTACTTCTGAAATCAGACTTGTCTGTAAACATGCAGCTGCAGGTGCCATCATTGAAAACGATGTCAATTTGGCGATTGCATCAAAAGCAATTATTATTGGTTTCCATGTAAGACCCACCGCAAAGGCCCTGATGGTCGCCGAACGCGAAAAAGTGGAAATCAGAAAATACAACATTATTTATGATGCTGTAGAAGATATTAAAATGGCCATGGAAGGAATGCTTATCCCCGATCTGGAAGAACAGGTTGTTGGTAGAGTCGAAATCCGTGAAACTTTTAAGGTACCCAAGCTCGGCGTTATTGCCGGTTGTATGGTCACTTCAGGTATTGTCACTAGAAAGAGCAATGTGCATGTCCTCCGCGAGGGTGTTCAGGTTCATACCGGACCTATTTCATCTCTCAAGCGCTTTAAAGATGATGCCAAAGAGGTCCGAGAAGGTTTTGAATGCGGTCTTTCTATTGAAAATTACATCGACATCAAGGTTGGTGATGAACTGGAAGTTTTCACAATGAAAGAAATAGCTAAAAAGCTGGGAGCACCTACCGCCAGTGAATGA
- the rbfA gene encoding 30S ribosome-binding factor RbfA, with translation MKRVESLIREQVSFLIMNREIKDPRINSLLSITVVKVANDLASAKLYVSGLEGEAKLKKSVDAMNHAAGFIQNRIGRKMKMRLTPKLHFFPDTSIRDGIMLNQKIDNLLHEEPKETES, from the coding sequence ATGAAACGTGTGGAAAGTCTGATTAGAGAACAGGTCAGCTTTCTTATAATGAATAGAGAGATCAAAGATCCCAGGATCAATAGTCTTCTATCCATTACTGTTGTTAAAGTAGCAAACGATCTTGCTTCTGCAAAATTGTATGTTTCCGGTCTGGAGGGAGAGGCGAAGCTGAAGAAGAGCGTTGATGCTATGAATCATGCCGCCGGCTTCATTCAGAACAGAATCGGGAGGAAGATGAAAATGCGTCTGACTCCCAAACTTCATTTTTTTCCGGACACATCTATCCGGGACGGAATTATGTTGAACCAGAAAATTGATAATCTGCTGCATGAAGAACCAAAAGAAACAGAATCCTGA